A single region of the Mycobacterium lentiflavum genome encodes:
- a CDS encoding NAD(P)/FAD-dependent oxidoreductase: protein MAESGLIVVGSGPAGVAAAQSFREHNADVPVRIFSADADLPYARPPLSKEYLRGQTDEVALHDARWFDERNIELTTAARVDRLDLAQRTLHVGEQPHTFDSLILACGAAPQAPPVPGGQRALLLRSLADATALRHAAEAAASAVVIGSGFIGCEAAASLALRGVSVTLVAPEQLPQQKRLGTQAAERLRDLVTDAGARHVGGVAVEEITDTGVRLDDGVTIDCDLVLAATGVVPQSRIAAEAGLQIRDSRIVVDSDMRTTARDVYAAGDVALARHEVAGRHLAIEHWQDASDQGAIAGACAAAWPTKWVGVPGFWTSVGDATLKYHAWGDGYEHSQLREHPDGFTVWYAHGDSVVGVLTYNADDDYDLGEQLIAERRPVPFPIEH from the coding sequence GTGGCCGAGTCGGGATTGATCGTCGTAGGCAGCGGGCCCGCAGGAGTGGCGGCGGCGCAGTCCTTCCGCGAACACAACGCCGACGTACCGGTGCGCATCTTTTCCGCCGACGCCGACCTGCCCTACGCGCGCCCACCGCTGAGCAAGGAGTACCTGCGCGGTCAGACCGACGAAGTCGCACTGCACGACGCGCGGTGGTTCGACGAGCGGAACATCGAACTCACCACCGCGGCGCGAGTCGATCGCCTGGACCTCGCCCAGCGCACGCTGCACGTCGGCGAGCAACCGCACACGTTCGACAGCTTGATCTTGGCGTGCGGCGCGGCGCCACAGGCCCCACCGGTCCCCGGCGGTCAGCGGGCGCTGCTGTTGCGCTCACTGGCGGACGCGACCGCGCTGCGCCACGCCGCGGAGGCCGCCGCCTCTGCCGTGGTGATCGGCTCCGGCTTCATCGGTTGTGAGGCGGCAGCTTCCTTGGCACTGCGTGGGGTGTCAGTGACTTTGGTTGCCCCCGAACAACTTCCGCAACAAAAACGGCTGGGAACGCAGGCCGCCGAACGCCTGCGTGATCTGGTGACGGATGCCGGGGCCCGCCATGTCGGCGGAGTCGCTGTCGAAGAAATCACCGACACCGGCGTTCGGCTGGACGATGGCGTCACCATCGACTGCGATCTCGTGCTGGCGGCGACGGGCGTCGTGCCGCAGAGCCGCATCGCCGCCGAGGCGGGATTGCAGATTCGCGACTCCCGCATCGTCGTCGACTCCGATATGCGCACAACGGCTCGCGATGTCTACGCCGCGGGGGATGTCGCATTGGCGCGCCACGAGGTCGCGGGACGCCACCTGGCCATCGAACACTGGCAGGACGCGAGCGACCAAGGCGCGATCGCGGGGGCCTGCGCAGCGGCATGGCCCACCAAATGGGTTGGTGTACCAGGGTTTTGGACTTCCGTGGGCGATGCGACCCTGAAATATCATGCCTGGGGTGACGGCTACGAGCACAGCCAGTTACGCGAGCATCCCGACGGATTCACCGTCTGGTACGCGCATGGCGACTCGGTGGTCGGGGTGCTGACCTATAACGCCGATGACGACTATGACCTCGGCGAACAGCTTATCGCCGAGCGCCGGCCGGTGCCCTTCCCCATCGAGCACTAA
- a CDS encoding zinc-dependent alcohol dehydrogenase, which yields MKAVTWQGKRDVRVESVPDPKIEQPTDAIIEVTSTNICGSDLHLYEILGAFMNPGDILGHEPMGIVRETGSETGDLQVGDRVVIPFQISCGSCHMCHHELFTQCETTQVREQGMGAALFGYSELYGSVPGGQAELLRVPQAQFTHIKVPVGPPDSRFVYLSDVLPTAWQAVEYANVPDGGTVAVLGLGPIGDMAARIADHLGYRVVAVDLVAERLARAAKRGIRTIDLGHLDASLGDAIRDLTDGRGADSVIEAVGMEAHGSPAAKFAQQATTVLPDVIAKRFMQTAGVDRLSALYSAIDIVRRGGTISLIGVYGGMADPLPMLTLFDKQVTLRMGQANVKRWVDDIMPLLTDADPLGVDEFATHVLPLDEAPHAYEIFQKKQDGAVKVILKPGQTAKAS from the coding sequence ATGAAAGCCGTAACCTGGCAGGGCAAACGCGACGTGCGTGTCGAGTCGGTGCCCGACCCGAAGATCGAACAGCCCACCGATGCCATCATCGAGGTGACCTCGACCAACATCTGCGGGTCGGATCTGCACCTGTACGAAATCCTCGGGGCATTCATGAACCCGGGTGACATTCTCGGCCACGAGCCGATGGGGATCGTCCGCGAAACCGGTTCGGAAACCGGCGACCTGCAGGTGGGTGATCGGGTGGTGATCCCATTCCAGATCTCCTGTGGCAGCTGTCACATGTGCCACCACGAACTCTTCACCCAGTGCGAAACCACCCAGGTGCGCGAACAGGGCATGGGCGCAGCGCTTTTCGGCTACTCGGAACTCTACGGCTCAGTACCCGGCGGGCAGGCCGAGCTGCTGCGCGTTCCGCAGGCGCAGTTCACCCACATCAAAGTCCCTGTCGGACCGCCGGATTCGCGGTTCGTGTATCTCTCGGATGTGTTGCCGACCGCGTGGCAGGCGGTGGAATACGCCAACGTTCCGGACGGTGGCACAGTCGCCGTGCTGGGGCTGGGGCCGATCGGTGACATGGCCGCCCGCATCGCCGATCATCTCGGATACCGCGTCGTCGCGGTGGATTTGGTGGCCGAACGCCTGGCCCGCGCCGCAAAGCGGGGGATTCGCACCATCGACCTCGGCCACCTGGACGCTTCGTTGGGTGACGCGATCCGCGACCTGACCGACGGCCGTGGAGCCGATTCGGTGATCGAGGCGGTGGGCATGGAGGCGCACGGTTCGCCGGCGGCCAAGTTCGCCCAACAGGCGACCACGGTGCTGCCGGATGTGATCGCCAAGCGCTTCATGCAGACCGCCGGTGTGGACCGGCTCAGTGCGCTGTATTCGGCCATCGACATCGTCCGCCGCGGCGGGACGATCTCGCTGATCGGCGTCTATGGCGGAATGGCCGATCCTCTTCCGATGCTCACGCTCTTCGACAAGCAGGTGACGCTGCGCATGGGGCAGGCCAACGTGAAGAGATGGGTCGACGACATCATGCCGCTACTGACCGACGCCGACCCGCTCGGCGTCGACGAGTTCGCCACTCACGTGCTGCCGCTCGACGAGGCGCCGCACGCCTACGAGATCTTCCAGAAGAAGCAGGATGGAGCCGTCAAGGTGATCCTGAAGCCCGGGCAGACCGCTAAGGCTTCCTGA
- the glgX gene encoding glycogen debranching protein GlgX has product MTNADAPFPTPTGELWPGKAYPLGATYDGAGTNFTLFSEVAERVELCLFDADGTETRITLPEVDYFVWHGYIPSIEPGQRYGYRVHGPYEPEEGLRCNPNKLLLDPYAKAIDGTFDWNQSLFSYNFGDPDSRNDDDSAASMPKSVVINPYFDWGTDRPPGHEYADSVIYEAHVKGLTQTHPGIPEQMRGTYTAVAHPVIIDHLKSMGVTAIELMPVHHFANDSTLVERNLSNYWGYNTIGFFAPDFKYSSGTSPGGQVQEFKAMVRALHEAGIEVILDVVYNHTAEGNHMGPTLSMRGIDNPAYYRLVDDDKQYYMDYTGTGNSLNVGHPHALQLIMDSLRYWVTEMHVDGFRFDLASTLAREFYDVDRLAAFFELVQQDPIVSQVKLIAEPWDVGPGGYQVGGFPPQWTEWNGKYRDTVRDFWRGEPATLDEFAYRLSGSADLYEHTGRRPVASINFVIAHDGFTLRDLVSYNEKHNEANGEDNNDGESHNRSWNCGAEGPTDDAEINALRARQQRNFLTTLLLSQGVPMICHGDELGRTQNGNNNGYCQDSELTWIDWSQADTDLLEFTRKVSGLRADHPVFRRRRFFSGKPVGRRGQDGLPDISWFAPDGSEMTDEDWGAGFSKSVAVFLNGHGIPDRDARGQRVLDDSFLLCFNAHYEPIEFTLPPKEFGASWQLVVFTGPEEETPADEVPGGGTLVVDAHSAVVLQAVSSG; this is encoded by the coding sequence ATGACCAACGCAGACGCGCCTTTTCCGACGCCGACCGGTGAACTGTGGCCGGGCAAGGCTTACCCCTTGGGCGCCACCTACGACGGCGCGGGGACCAACTTCACGTTGTTCAGCGAGGTGGCCGAACGGGTGGAGTTGTGCCTGTTCGACGCCGACGGCACCGAGACGCGGATCACTCTGCCCGAGGTCGACTACTTCGTCTGGCACGGTTACATCCCGAGCATCGAGCCCGGACAGCGCTACGGCTACCGCGTGCACGGCCCGTACGAACCGGAGGAGGGGTTACGGTGCAACCCCAACAAGCTGCTGCTCGATCCCTATGCGAAGGCCATCGACGGCACCTTCGACTGGAACCAGTCGCTGTTCAGCTACAACTTCGGCGACCCGGACAGCCGCAACGACGACGACTCGGCGGCCAGCATGCCCAAGTCGGTGGTGATCAACCCCTACTTCGACTGGGGCACCGACCGCCCGCCAGGACACGAATACGCCGACTCGGTGATTTACGAGGCCCACGTCAAGGGTCTGACCCAGACGCATCCGGGCATCCCCGAGCAGATGCGCGGCACCTACACCGCGGTGGCCCACCCGGTAATCATCGATCACCTCAAGAGCATGGGCGTCACCGCGATCGAGCTGATGCCGGTGCACCACTTCGCCAACGACTCCACCCTGGTCGAGCGGAATCTGTCGAATTACTGGGGCTACAACACGATTGGGTTCTTTGCCCCCGACTTCAAGTACTCCAGCGGCACCTCACCGGGGGGACAGGTGCAGGAGTTCAAGGCAATGGTGCGCGCACTGCACGAGGCGGGCATCGAGGTGATCCTCGACGTCGTCTACAACCACACAGCCGAGGGCAATCACATGGGACCCACGCTGTCGATGCGCGGTATCGACAACCCGGCGTACTACCGGCTGGTCGATGACGACAAGCAGTACTACATGGACTACACGGGAACGGGAAACAGCCTCAACGTCGGGCATCCGCATGCGCTGCAGCTGATCATGGACTCGCTGCGGTATTGGGTGACCGAAATGCATGTCGACGGCTTCCGCTTCGACCTGGCCTCGACGCTGGCCCGGGAGTTCTACGACGTCGACCGGCTGGCGGCCTTCTTCGAACTCGTGCAACAGGATCCGATCGTCAGCCAGGTCAAGCTCATCGCCGAACCGTGGGACGTCGGGCCGGGCGGCTACCAGGTGGGTGGCTTCCCGCCGCAGTGGACGGAGTGGAACGGCAAGTACCGCGACACCGTCCGCGACTTCTGGCGCGGCGAGCCCGCCACGCTCGACGAGTTCGCCTATCGACTGTCGGGGTCGGCCGATCTCTACGAACACACCGGGCGCCGGCCGGTGGCGTCGATCAACTTCGTCATCGCCCACGACGGGTTCACGCTGCGCGATCTGGTGTCCTACAACGAGAAGCACAACGAGGCCAACGGCGAGGACAACAACGACGGCGAAAGCCACAACCGCTCCTGGAATTGCGGCGCCGAAGGGCCCACCGACGACGCCGAGATCAACGCACTGCGCGCCCGCCAACAGCGCAACTTCCTGACCACGCTGCTGCTGTCGCAGGGCGTTCCGATGATCTGCCACGGCGACGAGCTCGGACGCACGCAGAACGGCAACAACAACGGCTACTGCCAGGACAGCGAGCTCACCTGGATCGACTGGTCGCAGGCCGACACCGACCTGCTGGAATTCACCCGCAAGGTCTCGGGTCTGCGTGCGGACCACCCGGTGTTCCGGCGGCGACGCTTCTTTTCCGGCAAGCCCGTCGGCCGGCGCGGGCAGGATGGACTGCCCGACATCTCCTGGTTCGCACCGGACGGCTCGGAGATGACCGACGAGGACTGGGGAGCGGGCTTTTCCAAGTCTGTCGCCGTGTTCCTCAACGGGCACGGCATCCCCGACCGCGACGCACGCGGACAGCGGGTGCTCGACGACTCGTTCCTACTGTGTTTCAACGCCCACTACGAGCCCATCGAATTCACGCTGCCGCCAAAGGAATTCGGCGCTTCCTGGCAGCTGGTGGTGTTCACCGGACCGGAGGAGGAAACGCCCGCCGACGAGGTGCCCGGCGGCGGGACGCTCGTCGTCGATGCGCACAGCGCCGTCGTGCTGCAGGCCGTCTCCAGTGGCTGA
- a CDS encoding diguanylate cyclase domain-containing protein, whose amino-acid sequence MEPMEAESPDAWLNDVAWCRRIALVVVFAIAALVWVGWTTGSDRLTRIYPTWPQMMPWTAVWLVSLGAAILAQSGAPSRKRVWAGRGLALLVAALAGITLVQYATGVLPGLDRVWFADALRTSQWTKPGRPSPQTAVSALLLSGAVVLIRFDRRTRVAWPACTAAGAAIPFVTVGAYLFDALALVGSSPSTGQAFMTALALLLLAAAALLARPDRVPVAWLLGRSDRSSLLRLAAILAGFPVVVALSRPALLGLGIGEHTEWTFSILLGTVIVGAVTFFFTQREHELLIAKEILSKQRADAEMRYQILAANAVDVIVHFRGGEVAWISPSVEAVLGGPLQHWTGSNFRRLIHVDDRAALAAALQRIGNGESVIQRFRVRSADGTYHWVDGHAKPYVDADGNADGLIAALRTVDDQVETEQRLERLARFDTLTGLVNRAEALGRLKSAVDQPRPPGTYVGVLFCDVDRFKEINDTWGHGIGDQVLATLASRISGSVRSGDTVGRTGGDEMLVILPDIHGSDELAGIAEKIRFRVAQPIRVSATTIHATMSIGATIAVPGEPVASITARADAAMYRAKSGRANAVICN is encoded by the coding sequence ATGGAGCCGATGGAGGCGGAGAGCCCCGACGCGTGGCTGAATGACGTGGCCTGGTGTCGACGGATCGCGTTGGTGGTGGTGTTTGCCATCGCCGCGTTGGTCTGGGTGGGCTGGACGACTGGCAGCGACCGGTTGACCCGGATCTATCCGACCTGGCCGCAGATGATGCCGTGGACGGCGGTGTGGCTGGTGTCGCTGGGTGCGGCGATCTTGGCGCAGTCGGGTGCCCCATCGCGGAAGCGGGTGTGGGCCGGGCGTGGCTTGGCCCTGCTGGTGGCTGCCCTTGCCGGCATCACCCTCGTGCAGTACGCGACCGGTGTGCTGCCCGGCCTGGACCGGGTGTGGTTCGCCGACGCGCTACGAACCTCGCAATGGACCAAGCCAGGGCGGCCCAGCCCGCAGACGGCGGTGTCCGCCCTGCTGCTGTCCGGCGCCGTCGTCCTGATCCGTTTCGATCGGCGAACCCGCGTGGCCTGGCCCGCGTGCACCGCGGCCGGTGCGGCGATCCCGTTCGTCACGGTCGGGGCCTACCTGTTCGACGCTTTGGCGCTGGTGGGCTCCTCGCCTTCGACCGGCCAGGCGTTTATGACGGCGCTGGCACTCTTGCTGCTCGCCGCCGCGGCGTTGCTGGCGCGTCCCGACCGGGTTCCGGTCGCCTGGTTGCTTGGCCGGTCCGACCGGTCGTCGCTACTCCGGCTGGCCGCGATCCTCGCCGGTTTTCCGGTTGTCGTGGCGTTGTCGCGGCCGGCGCTCCTGGGGTTGGGGATCGGCGAGCACACGGAGTGGACCTTCTCGATCTTGTTGGGCACCGTCATTGTCGGGGCGGTGACGTTCTTCTTCACCCAGCGTGAGCACGAACTGCTGATAGCAAAGGAGATCCTCAGCAAGCAACGCGCCGACGCTGAGATGCGTTATCAGATCCTCGCGGCCAACGCCGTCGACGTCATCGTCCACTTCCGCGGCGGCGAGGTCGCGTGGATCTCGCCATCCGTGGAAGCCGTGCTGGGCGGACCGCTGCAGCACTGGACCGGTTCAAACTTCAGGCGTTTGATCCACGTGGACGACCGCGCCGCGCTGGCAGCCGCCCTACAAAGGATCGGTAACGGCGAATCGGTCATCCAACGGTTTCGGGTCCGCTCCGCCGACGGCACCTATCACTGGGTGGACGGCCACGCAAAGCCGTATGTCGACGCCGACGGGAACGCCGATGGGCTGATCGCGGCGCTGCGCACCGTCGACGATCAGGTCGAGACGGAGCAACGTCTTGAACGCCTGGCCAGGTTCGACACCCTCACGGGCTTGGTCAACCGGGCCGAAGCCCTCGGTCGACTCAAGTCCGCGGTGGATCAGCCGCGACCACCCGGAACGTACGTCGGGGTCCTGTTCTGCGACGTCGACCGCTTCAAGGAAATCAATGACACGTGGGGTCACGGCATCGGCGACCAGGTCCTGGCAACGCTGGCATCCCGAATCAGCGGAAGCGTCCGCAGCGGGGACACAGTTGGGCGGACGGGGGGTGACGAGATGCTTGTCATCCTGCCCGACATCCACGGCAGTGACGAGCTTGCCGGAATCGCCGAAAAGATCCGTTTCCGCGTCGCCCAACCGATTCGCGTATCTGCCACCACCATTCACGCGACCATGAGCATCGGAGCCACCATCGCCGTCCCGGGTGAGCCCGTTGCCTCCATCACTGCCCGCGCGGACGCGGCCATGTATCGGGCGAAGTCCGGCCGCGCCAACGCCGTGATTTGCAATTAG